ACCCCTCGATGGGAACGAGGGGTTTGTCAGCAGTCTGAGAGTAAGCACTTATTATTGTGAGCCCGCTTTAGAGTGATGGTAATAAAGATACGCAAGGCCAAGCGGGGCAATGAAGATCGCTAATGACCAGCAGAGCAGCATTGTCATCAACTTGATGAATAATAAGATAACAGCAGGCATCACAAACACATTGTTTCCAAAAATAAAACTCACAACGCTCTCATAGACGAATCGAGCATAGGGGTATAGAAACGTATTTACAATTGATATCAGCGCTAAGGGTAATAAAGCCAGAGACCAGTTTTCTACTCCACGAGGAAGAAAAATAATAACTGGAAAGATAAGACCAAACAGAAACTGCCGTACATAGTATTCACGAGACAACCCGCCCAGAGTTTTTTGAAGCACCGGATGCATACCCCTCTCCCCCTTGTTTAACAGTGTATAACCAGCCTGAGCTAGGTGAGCCTTAAACCCAGCTAACAGCGTAGTGTATTGAAAATAATTGTTCCGACGAGCAATTTTTGAATGATTACTCTTCTGATGCAGCTTATCAAGTCCTTTACAGTTTTCTATAGCGCATTCGCAACCATCACTTAGCTTGAATCTTATCGGAGTTAGTTGGGCTGTTGTGATCAATCAAACCAACAAACAGCCCCAAGCCTAGGGTTTACTTAGCTACCCGCTCGGCTTTTAAAATGATCACCGGCTCAACTGGCACATCGCGGTTCATACCAAAGCTACGGGTCGGAACCTGGGCGATTTTATCTACCACATCCATTCCCTTGGTCACTTTACCAAACACCGCATAACCAAAATCACGGGCACCGTTATTTAAAAAATCATTATTGGCGTGGTTAATAAAAAACTGCGAAGTAGCTGAGTCCACTACCTGAGTGCGAGCCATGGCAATGCTGCCGCGCTCATTTTTTAAACCATTATCCGCTTCATTTTTAATCGGCGCATGGGTCGCTTGTTGCTGCATATTGGCGTCAAAACCACCGCCTTGAATCATAAAATTAGGAATCACGCGATGAAAAATCGTCTCGTTGTATTTGCCTTCATCCACATAGGTTAAAAAGTTCGCCACACTGATCGGTGCTTTTTCATCATTTAACTCAAGCTCAATCTCACCGGCACTGGTGGTTAGCATCACCTTAGGAAAATCAGCCGCCAATAACTGGGCTGAAAATAAAGCAGCGGACGCTAAAACGGTTATTTTTTTTAACATGGTAAGTATCCTAAATTAACTACTTTTAAAAATTAAATGCTGTTCCCAATCATCTTCGGCCACGCTTAACTCACTGACCATGCGACCACTGTAAGAAATGCGCTCAACATGCACCGCATCAGTGTTTTCACACACCAGATGATGCCAGACTGGCAAATCTTTGCCCTCAGCCACTAGTCGATAGGCACAGGTTTTTGGCAACCATTTAAAGTCATCCACCTGGGCCGGTGTCAGTTGAATACAGTCGGGAACAAAGGTTTTACGCTCGGCGTAATTGGTACACTGACAGCTGTCTAGATCTAATAATTTACAGGCAATATTGGTGTAATAAATATCGCCATCTTCTTCATCTTCAAGCTTTTGCAAGCAACAAAGCCCACACCCATCACACAAAGACTCCCACTCTTCTGTGGTCATCTCTTGCATGGTTTTACGCTGCCAAAATGGCGTGACAATTGCTGCCATGGTTACTCTCTAACTAAAACACTGGCCAAGGTTGCCAGCAAAACTCAAGGGGTTCAAAACCGACAGCGGTTAACTGCGGAAAATTGGCCACCGCCACTAACTGCTGCTGATGCCAAAGCAGTGGAATCCTATCACGTAAAAAACTAGGTAACTGCACTTCTTGCAACAAGCGCTTTAAATCACGCTGACCACGCCCTGCTAACTGCAAACGCTCCCCGCCTTGACGCGTGCTAATCCTGAACTGCGGCCGCGCTAACGGGGTAACTCCTGTCAGCTGTACTAATCCTTGAGAGGTCGTCCATTCAGTCTGCTGACCTAGATCAAAAGATCGAAACGGCGCTGCCTGCAACCACGCATTGGACAACCAATACAAGCGTTGCTGATAACGCTGCACTTGCCCACCGGCTAAACGCCACAACGGATTTTTATCTGGCTGCGCATCACGTAAGTCAAACCAACCTTGCCAGTGCGCGGCATCAGGCATCAAACTGAAATCACGCAACCAATAGCGCAGCAGATTTTTTTGCCGCGCCGTGGATAATTGCTGAATAATGGTTAAGTCTAAACTTGGAAGGGATAACCAGCTAAATACTGGCGCTAACTGCGCTTGCTGCAGATCTTGTGCTGCCAGCTCATCTAATAACTGCTGGGCTTCAGCACTGTGTTGCGCCACCCGTGCCAAACTCTGGGTAGCCTGAGGCCAGCGCTGAGTTAACAGCGGCACAACCTGATTGCGAATAAAGTTTCGATCATAGCTATCACTTAGATTGCTAGGATCTTCCACCCAAGACAAGCCTTTAGCACGTACATAATGCTCCAGCTGCTGTTTGCTCACTTGCAATAACGGCCGCACTAACTGGCCCGCTGCTAAGGGCCGCTGCACTGGCATGGCCGCTAGCCCTAGAACTCCTGATCCGCGTAAGGCGCGAAATAAAACCGTTTCCGCTTGATCATCGAGATGATGCCCGGTTAGTAATAACTCACCTGGCTGAATAAACTCACTAAAGCCACGGTAGCGTGCGTCACGGGCCGCTTGCTCAATACTCGCTAGACGCTGATCAACTTGCACTTGGCGCCAGCTAAACTCAACGCCTAACGCTGTGGCCAGCTGCTGGCAAAACACCGGCCAAGCCTCCGCTGTTGCCTGCAACCCATGATGAATATGCAGCGCCACCAGCGGTGGCGTAGGCTGTTGCTGGCGTATCGCCGCCACCGCACTCAGTAAGGCCACTGAGTCGACCCCGCCAGAAAAAGCGATGACCCAGCGCTTAGCCGTTAGCCAAGGCTCAAGCTGCTGGCGCACCAAGCTGACTAACGACATACAAGCAGCAACTAGGCGATGCCGTAGCTCATTAAGCGCTCGTA
The sequence above is a segment of the Thiopseudomonas alkaliphila genome. Coding sequences within it:
- the tilS gene encoding tRNA lysidine(34) synthetase TilS; this translates as MSLVSLVRQQLEPWLTAKRWVIAFSGGVDSVALLSAVAAIRQQQPTPPLVALHIHHGLQATAEAWPVFCQQLATALGVEFSWRQVQVDQRLASIEQAARDARYRGFSEFIQPGELLLTGHHLDDQAETVLFRALRGSGVLGLAAMPVQRPLAAGQLVRPLLQVSKQQLEHYVRAKGLSWVEDPSNLSDSYDRNFIRNQVVPLLTQRWPQATQSLARVAQHSAEAQQLLDELAAQDLQQAQLAPVFSWLSLPSLDLTIIQQLSTARQKNLLRYWLRDFSLMPDAAHWQGWFDLRDAQPDKNPLWRLAGGQVQRYQQRLYWLSNAWLQAAPFRSFDLGQQTEWTTSQGLVQLTGVTPLARPQFRISTRQGGERLQLAGRGQRDLKRLLQEVQLPSFLRDRIPLLWHQQQLVAVANFPQLTAVGFEPLEFCWQPWPVF
- a CDS encoding peptidylprolyl isomerase, with protein sequence MLKKITVLASAALFSAQLLAADFPKVMLTTSAGEIELELNDEKAPISVANFLTYVDEGKYNETIFHRVIPNFMIQGGGFDANMQQQATHAPIKNEADNGLKNERGSIAMARTQVVDSATSQFFINHANNDFLNNGARDFGYAVFGKVTKGMDVVDKIAQVPTRSFGMNRDVPVEPVIILKAERVAK
- a CDS encoding YcgN family cysteine cluster protein, with the protein product MAAIVTPFWQRKTMQEMTTEEWESLCDGCGLCCLQKLEDEEDGDIYYTNIACKLLDLDSCQCTNYAERKTFVPDCIQLTPAQVDDFKWLPKTCAYRLVAEGKDLPVWHHLVCENTDAVHVERISYSGRMVSELSVAEDDWEQHLIFKSS